The following proteins come from a genomic window of Micromonospora zamorensis:
- a CDS encoding DUF1775 domain-containing protein, with the protein MASTYGGERRRRITAVTALTAAGLLLWPGTAHAVDVTTTPTEARQGDAVRLEFSVPEERAGTKTNQIEVRLPTDAPIAEVYPMSVNGWAPRISSRTLDKPVAGIHSSGVSTVTTAVTWVRVGESDPGPARLALSMGPMPQAERLTFEVVQTYADGTVVRWADAAGPHRAPALTLLPAAPGAAGQAAHGGHGGPAAGAPAAADSGVDAPAAGADEESGSADGMLAAGLLAGLGGGAAIGWLVSRWRRRDPGEATALAEVTGGADEDQPPTLAEVTGRTDKDQTPTPAVSASSG; encoded by the coding sequence ATGGCGAGCACGTACGGCGGCGAGCGCCGACGGCGGATCACGGCGGTGACCGCGCTGACCGCCGCCGGGCTGCTGCTCTGGCCCGGCACGGCGCACGCGGTGGACGTGACGACCACCCCCACGGAGGCCCGGCAGGGCGACGCCGTACGCCTGGAGTTCAGCGTTCCGGAGGAGCGGGCCGGCACGAAGACCAACCAGATCGAGGTCCGGTTGCCGACCGACGCGCCGATCGCCGAGGTCTACCCGATGTCGGTGAACGGCTGGGCGCCCCGGATCAGCTCCCGCACCCTGGACAAGCCGGTGGCCGGCATCCACTCGTCCGGCGTGAGCACGGTGACCACTGCGGTGACCTGGGTCCGGGTGGGCGAGAGCGATCCCGGCCCGGCCCGGCTGGCGCTGTCCATGGGGCCGATGCCGCAGGCGGAGCGGCTCACCTTCGAGGTGGTCCAGACGTACGCCGATGGCACGGTGGTCCGGTGGGCGGACGCCGCCGGCCCGCACCGGGCCCCGGCGCTCACCCTGCTGCCGGCGGCGCCCGGCGCGGCGGGTCAGGCCGCACACGGCGGGCACGGCGGTCCGGCGGCCGGTGCGCCAGCCGCTGCGGACAGCGGTGTCGACGCCCCGGCCGCTGGCGCGGACGAGGAGTCCGGCAGCGCCGACGGGATGTTGGCCGCCGGCCTGCTGGCCGGCCTGGGTGGCGGCGCGGCGATCGGTTGGCTGGTCAGCCGGTGGCGCCGACGCGACCCGGGCGAGGCCACCGCACTGGCCGAGGTGACCGGCGGAGCGGACGAGGACCAGCCCCCGACGCTCGCCGAGGTCACCGGCCGCACGGACAAGGACCAGACCCCGACGCCCGCCGTTTCCGCGTCATCTGGGTGA
- a CDS encoding D-Ala-D-Ala carboxypeptidase family metallohydrolase has protein sequence MIRRLGRLLAALALTAATTVAGVTLTAGAAQADGCYTWGRALSQGMSGEDVRQLQIRVAGYPGYGAVLTIDGAFGPATRSAVIRFQQAYGMSADGVAGAQTFNRLYALQDDDCTPVNFSYAELNNCNSTWAGGAVSASTARFNALVSMWKLQAMRHALGDVNIAISSSFRSYTCNSAVGGASNSRHLYGDGVDLVGSPSFCRLAQQARYHGFGQILGPGYPDHNDHTHVAAVGGWSAPNCGI, from the coding sequence ATGATCCGACGGCTCGGCCGGCTCCTCGCGGCACTCGCCCTGACTGCCGCCACCACAGTGGCCGGCGTCACCCTCACCGCCGGCGCCGCACAGGCGGACGGCTGTTACACCTGGGGTCGCGCCCTGTCCCAGGGGATGTCCGGCGAAGACGTCCGGCAACTCCAGATCCGGGTCGCCGGCTACCCCGGCTACGGCGCCGTGCTCACCATCGATGGCGCGTTCGGCCCGGCCACCCGGTCCGCGGTCATCCGCTTCCAGCAGGCGTACGGGATGTCGGCGGACGGCGTCGCCGGCGCGCAGACGTTCAACCGGCTCTACGCCCTCCAGGACGACGACTGCACACCGGTCAACTTCAGCTACGCCGAGCTGAACAACTGCAACAGCACCTGGGCCGGCGGCGCGGTCTCGGCGAGCACCGCGCGGTTCAACGCGCTCGTGTCGATGTGGAAGCTCCAGGCCATGCGGCACGCCCTCGGGGACGTGAACATCGCGATCAGCAGCAGCTTCCGCAGCTACACCTGCAACAGCGCGGTCGGCGGGGCGTCGAACAGTCGACACCTCTACGGTGACGGGGTCGACCTGGTCGGGTCCCCGTCCTTCTGCCGGCTGGCCCAGCAGGCCCGCTACCACGGCTTCGGGCAGATCCTCGGCCCCGGCTACCCGGACCACAACGACCACACCCACGTGGCGGCGGTCGGCGGCTGGTCAGCACCGAACTGCGGCATCTGA
- a CDS encoding trans-aconitate 2-methyltransferase yields the protein MWDPTTYLRFGDERSRPFHDLVARIPAERPRAVVDLGCGPGQLTATLAQRWPTSRVLGLDSSPEMIDRAAALGTPVDFAVADLRDWHPTGDEDVVVSNAALQWVPGHQELLRRWAGELPSGAWLAMQVPGNFAAPSHRALREVADQPAWRAGIAPLLRADPVDDPADYAALLTAAGCAVDAWETTYVHLLPARPAAAHPVLTWMEGTALRPVRAALDAAGWSAFRAELGVRLTAAYPVRQGQVYFPFRRVFVVARTGDHAQENP from the coding sequence ATGTGGGACCCGACAACCTACCTGCGCTTCGGCGACGAGCGGTCCCGGCCGTTCCACGACCTCGTCGCGCGGATCCCCGCCGAGCGGCCCCGGGCCGTGGTCGACCTCGGCTGCGGCCCTGGCCAGCTCACCGCCACCCTCGCCCAGCGCTGGCCGACCAGCCGGGTGCTCGGCCTGGACTCCTCACCCGAGATGATCGACCGGGCCGCCGCCCTCGGCACTCCCGTCGACTTCGCGGTCGCCGACCTGCGCGACTGGCATCCGACCGGCGACGAGGACGTGGTCGTCAGCAACGCCGCGCTCCAGTGGGTGCCGGGTCACCAGGAGCTGCTGCGCCGCTGGGCCGGCGAGCTGCCCTCCGGGGCGTGGCTGGCCATGCAGGTCCCCGGCAACTTCGCCGCCCCGTCGCACCGCGCCCTGCGCGAGGTCGCCGACCAGCCGGCCTGGCGGGCCGGGATCGCCCCGCTGCTGCGCGCGGACCCGGTCGACGACCCGGCCGACTACGCGGCGCTGCTGACCGCCGCCGGCTGCGCCGTGGACGCCTGGGAGACTACCTACGTGCACCTGCTGCCGGCTCGGCCCGCCGCCGCGCACCCGGTGCTGACCTGGATGGAAGGCACCGCGCTGCGCCCGGTCCGGGCCGCGCTGGACGCCGCCGGCTGGTCGGCCTTCCGGGCCGAGCTGGGGGTACGACTCACCGCGGCGTACCCGGTGCGGCAGGGTCAGGTGTACTTCCCGTTCCGCCGCGTCTTCGTCGTCGCCCGCACCGGCGACCATGCCCAGGAGAACCCGTGA
- a CDS encoding response regulator transcription factor, which produces MASVLLVEDDHVVRGAMLRSLTDRGHAVHAVGTALDALRRVAAETPDLVVLDLGLPDLDGSDALRMLRGITDVPIIIATARDDEQSVVKLLRAGADDYMVKPFTGAHLDARITTVLRRAGRASRIVQPAVHSVGGLKVDVGERSAQLDGEPLALTRKEFDLLAYLAARPGRVVSRRELLEEVWRQPSVGEDQTIDVHLYWLRRKMGESAAKPRYLRTVRGVGFRLVAPD; this is translated from the coding sequence GTGGCCTCCGTGCTCCTGGTCGAAGACGATCACGTCGTACGCGGCGCGATGCTGCGGTCCCTCACCGACCGGGGGCATGCCGTGCACGCCGTGGGTACGGCGTTGGACGCGCTGCGCCGGGTCGCCGCAGAGACACCCGACCTGGTGGTGCTCGACCTGGGTCTGCCGGACCTGGACGGCTCGGACGCGCTGCGGATGCTGCGCGGCATCACCGACGTCCCGATCATCATCGCCACCGCCCGCGACGACGAGCAGTCGGTGGTCAAGCTGCTGCGTGCCGGCGCGGACGACTACATGGTCAAGCCGTTCACCGGGGCGCACCTGGACGCGCGGATCACCACGGTGCTGCGCCGGGCCGGGCGGGCCAGCCGGATCGTGCAACCCGCTGTGCACAGCGTCGGCGGGCTCAAGGTGGACGTGGGCGAACGCAGTGCCCAGCTCGACGGGGAGCCACTGGCGCTGACCCGCAAGGAATTTGACCTGCTGGCGTATCTCGCCGCGCGACCTGGGCGGGTAGTGTCCCGCCGGGAACTCTTGGAGGAGGTATGGCGGCAGCCATCGGTCGGCGAGGATCAGACCATCGACGTTCACCTGTACTGGCTCCGCAGAAAGATGGGCGAGTCCGCGGCGAAGCCGCGCTACCTGCGCACCGTGCGGGGGGTCGGGTTCCGGCTGGTGGCACCGGACTGA
- a CDS encoding HIT family protein — translation MADGLERLWTPHRMTYISGEDRPAEGYEKPTGCPFCRAPKLPPEESLVVARGEHVFVVLNLYPYNPGHLLVCPYRHVADYTDLDVPETTELASYTQTAMRVIRKVSNAHGFNLGMNQGGVAGAGIAAHLHQHVVPRWGGDANFMPVIGRTKVLPQLLGDTRDLLARAWPS, via the coding sequence ATGGCGGACGGCCTGGAGCGGCTCTGGACGCCGCACCGGATGACCTACATCTCCGGCGAGGACCGCCCGGCCGAGGGCTACGAGAAGCCGACCGGCTGCCCGTTCTGCCGGGCCCCCAAGCTGCCGCCGGAGGAGAGCCTGGTGGTGGCCCGCGGCGAGCACGTCTTCGTGGTGCTCAACCTCTACCCGTACAACCCAGGCCACCTGCTCGTCTGCCCCTACCGGCACGTCGCCGACTACACCGACCTGGACGTGCCGGAGACCACCGAGCTGGCGTCGTACACCCAGACCGCGATGCGGGTGATCCGCAAGGTGAGCAACGCGCACGGCTTCAACCTGGGCATGAACCAGGGCGGGGTGGCCGGCGCCGGCATCGCCGCGCACCTGCACCAGCACGTGGTGCCGCGCTGGGGCGGTGACGCGAACTTCATGCCGGTGATCGGCCGCACCAAGGTCCTGCCGCAACTGCTCGGTGACACCCGCGACCTGCTGGCCCGCGCCTGGCCGTCCTGA
- a CDS encoding ADP-ribosylglycohydrolase family protein, which translates to MSFTLFADARLALARDSLAGLSTGDALGAQYFLPGSAPADLTPQALPPSPWEWTDDTEMACSVLAELADSGSIDRDRLALAFAERCEPRRGYGAGATLILRLIRTGTPWPLAAASAFDGQGSCGNGAAMRVGPLGAYFADSTARAAAQARSSAEVTHAHPEGIAGAVAVAVAASLAARARLDGHRPAPERLLAGIAAALDPGTEVHRSVNRAAGLLGRPLPQVVAALGNGSRVTAQDTVGFTLWVAATHLDDYPTAIRTCVRAGGDVDTTSAIAGAVVAAYTGVGTPGGVPEPWLAAREPLPTWLP; encoded by the coding sequence ATGTCGTTCACCCTGTTCGCCGATGCCCGCCTGGCGCTCGCCCGGGACAGCCTCGCCGGTCTCTCCACCGGCGACGCGCTCGGCGCTCAGTATTTCCTGCCGGGGTCGGCACCTGCGGATCTCACCCCGCAGGCGTTGCCGCCGTCGCCCTGGGAGTGGACCGACGACACCGAGATGGCCTGCTCGGTCCTCGCCGAGCTCGCCGACTCCGGCAGCATCGACCGGGACCGGCTGGCCCTGGCCTTCGCCGAGCGCTGCGAGCCGCGCAGGGGCTACGGCGCCGGCGCGACGCTGATCCTCCGGCTGATCCGCACCGGCACCCCGTGGCCGCTGGCCGCCGCCTCCGCGTTCGACGGTCAGGGTTCCTGCGGCAACGGCGCGGCCATGCGGGTCGGCCCTCTGGGCGCGTACTTCGCCGACTCGACCGCGCGTGCCGCAGCCCAGGCCCGCTCCTCGGCCGAGGTGACGCACGCGCACCCCGAGGGCATCGCCGGCGCCGTCGCGGTCGCTGTCGCCGCCTCGTTGGCCGCCCGAGCCCGCCTCGACGGGCACCGGCCAGCCCCGGAGCGGCTGCTCGCCGGGATCGCCGCCGCGCTCGATCCGGGCACCGAGGTGCACCGGAGCGTGAACCGGGCGGCCGGGCTGCTCGGCCGGCCACTGCCCCAGGTGGTGGCGGCGCTCGGCAACGGCTCCCGGGTGACCGCGCAGGACACCGTCGGGTTCACGCTCTGGGTGGCCGCCACCCACCTCGACGACTATCCGACGGCGATCCGGACGTGCGTGCGGGCGGGTGGGGACGTGGACACCACGTCCGCCATCGCCGGGGCGGTGGTGGCGGCGTACACCGGTGTCGGCACCCCCGGGGGCGTGCCCGAGCCGTGGCTGGCCGCCCGCGAGCCGCTACCCACCTGGCTGCCCTGA
- a CDS encoding aldo/keto reductase → MAVTTRTLGRSGIEVSALGMGCWAIGGPWAEGAQPLGWGAVDDDESVRAVRRALDEGITLFDTADTYGAGHSERVLGRALAGRRDEAVIATKWGYTFDEASRQATGEDASPAYLRRAVTDSLRRLGTDRIDLYQLHLADLPVPRAQALIGTCEDLVTEGLIRAYGWSTDRPDRATAFGQAAAGATAVQHTLSVLRDAPELLAVCDKYDLASVNRGPLGMGLLTGKYSSGSTLPRDDVRGLAPSWLEWFRGGRPAPEWLRRVGAVRAALTADGRTLAQGALGWIWARSGRTIPIPGCRTVAQVEENAAALHRGPLPADQFVEVERQLAALRTAALRDADRPHWPPPTHPTIHP, encoded by the coding sequence ATGGCAGTCACGACACGGACGTTGGGACGCAGCGGCATCGAGGTCAGCGCCCTCGGCATGGGGTGCTGGGCGATCGGCGGCCCCTGGGCGGAGGGCGCCCAACCGCTGGGCTGGGGCGCGGTCGACGACGACGAGTCCGTGCGGGCGGTACGCCGGGCGCTCGACGAGGGCATCACCCTTTTCGACACCGCCGACACGTACGGCGCCGGGCACAGCGAGCGGGTGCTCGGCCGCGCGCTCGCCGGCCGCCGGGACGAGGCCGTGATCGCCACCAAGTGGGGTTACACCTTCGACGAGGCGAGCCGGCAGGCCACCGGGGAGGACGCGTCGCCCGCGTACCTGCGCCGGGCCGTCACGGACTCGCTGCGCCGGTTGGGCACTGACCGGATCGACCTCTACCAGTTGCACCTGGCCGACCTGCCGGTGCCGCGGGCGCAGGCGCTCATCGGCACCTGCGAGGACCTGGTCACCGAGGGCCTGATCCGGGCGTACGGGTGGAGCACCGACCGTCCCGACCGGGCCACCGCGTTCGGGCAGGCCGCCGCCGGTGCCACCGCCGTGCAGCACACCCTGTCGGTGCTGCGGGACGCTCCCGAACTGCTCGCCGTCTGCGACAAGTACGACCTGGCCAGCGTCAACCGGGGCCCGCTGGGGATGGGTCTGCTCACCGGCAAGTACTCGTCCGGGTCGACCCTGCCCCGCGACGACGTACGCGGGTTGGCCCCCAGCTGGTTGGAGTGGTTCCGCGGTGGTCGGCCCGCACCGGAGTGGCTGCGCCGGGTCGGCGCGGTCCGTGCGGCGCTCACCGCCGACGGGCGCACCCTCGCCCAGGGCGCGCTGGGCTGGATCTGGGCCCGCAGCGGTCGCACCATCCCGATCCCCGGCTGCCGTACGGTCGCCCAGGTCGAGGAGAACGCCGCTGCCCTGCACCGGGGCCCGTTGCCGGCGGACCAGTTCGTCGAGGTGGAGCGCCAGTTGGCCGCTCTGCGGACCGCAGCCCTCCGCGACGCCGACCGCCCCCACTGGCCCCCTCCCACGCACCCCACCATCCACCCCTGA
- the thrS gene encoding threonine--tRNA ligase codes for MSAPRTPAVADPVVVAAGTTAADAVAAAGLPANGPKAIVVVRDPQGQLRDLDWSPAEETVVEPVSLDSPDGLNVLRHSTAHVLAQAVQDIFPEAKLGIGPPIENGFYYDFDVDKPFQPDDLSKLEKRMQEIIKSGQRFRRRRFDSLDEARSELADEPFKLELIEVKGEGLDTDEVMEVGGGELTIYDNLDAKEDKVCWSDLCRGPHLPTTRMIGAFKLMRSAAAYWRGSEKNPQLQRVYGTAWPTRDELKAYLKLLEEAARRDHRKLGADLDLFSFPDEIGSGLAVFHPKGGIIRREMEHYSRQRHEQAGYEFVNTPHISKAQLFQTSGHLPYYADTMFPPMQLEGADYYLKAMNCPMHNLIFRSRGRSYRELPLRMFEFGTVYRYEKSGVVHGLTRVRGLTQDDSHIYCTREQMAGELSALLSFVLDLLRDYGLDDFYLELSTRDDSPKFIGAEEDWAEATEALRTAAATSGLDLVPDPGGAAFYGPKISVQARDAIGRTWQMSTIQVDFNQPERFGLEYQAADGTRQRPVMIHRALFGSIERFFGVLTEHYAGAFPAWLAPVQVVGIPIREDHTDYLHGFVAALRAEGIRAQVDAGDDRMQKKIRTAQQQKIPFMVIAGDDDVAAGTVSFRYRDGSQRNGVPVAEAVTHVLDVVSSRTNIGPSAAAE; via the coding sequence GTGTCCGCACCCCGTACCCCCGCCGTGGCCGACCCTGTCGTCGTCGCCGCCGGGACGACGGCGGCCGACGCGGTGGCCGCGGCCGGACTGCCCGCGAACGGCCCCAAGGCGATCGTCGTGGTCCGAGACCCGCAGGGCCAGCTGCGCGACCTGGACTGGTCGCCGGCCGAGGAGACCGTCGTCGAGCCGGTCAGTCTGGACTCGCCCGACGGGCTGAACGTGCTGCGCCACTCCACCGCACACGTGCTCGCCCAGGCCGTGCAGGACATCTTCCCCGAGGCCAAGCTGGGCATCGGCCCGCCCATCGAGAACGGCTTCTACTACGACTTCGACGTCGACAAGCCGTTCCAGCCCGATGACCTCAGCAAGCTCGAGAAGCGCATGCAGGAGATCATCAAGTCCGGGCAGCGGTTCCGTCGCCGCCGCTTCGACAGCCTGGACGAGGCACGCTCCGAGCTGGCCGACGAGCCGTTCAAGCTGGAGTTGATCGAGGTCAAGGGCGAGGGCCTGGACACCGACGAGGTGATGGAGGTGGGCGGCGGCGAGCTGACCATCTACGACAACCTTGACGCCAAGGAGGACAAGGTCTGCTGGTCGGACCTGTGCCGGGGCCCGCACCTGCCGACCACCCGCATGATCGGCGCGTTCAAGCTGATGCGCTCGGCCGCCGCGTACTGGCGTGGGTCGGAGAAGAACCCGCAGTTGCAGCGGGTGTACGGCACGGCGTGGCCGACCCGCGACGAGCTCAAGGCGTACCTGAAGCTGTTGGAGGAGGCCGCCCGGCGCGACCACCGCAAGCTCGGCGCGGACCTCGACCTGTTCAGCTTCCCCGACGAGATCGGCTCCGGCCTGGCGGTCTTCCACCCCAAGGGCGGCATCATCCGCCGCGAGATGGAGCACTACTCCCGCCAGCGGCACGAGCAGGCGGGGTACGAGTTCGTCAACACCCCGCACATCTCCAAGGCGCAGCTGTTCCAGACCTCCGGTCACCTGCCGTACTACGCGGACACCATGTTCCCGCCCATGCAGCTGGAGGGCGCGGACTACTACCTCAAGGCGATGAACTGCCCGATGCACAACCTGATCTTCAGGTCGCGCGGGCGGTCGTACCGGGAGCTGCCGCTGCGGATGTTCGAGTTCGGCACTGTCTACCGGTACGAGAAGTCCGGCGTCGTGCACGGCCTGACCCGGGTCCGTGGCCTGACCCAGGACGACTCGCACATCTACTGCACCCGTGAGCAGATGGCCGGGGAGCTGTCCGCGCTGCTCAGCTTCGTGCTGGACCTGCTGCGCGACTACGGCCTGGACGACTTCTACCTGGAGCTGTCGACGCGGGACGACTCGCCCAAGTTCATCGGGGCCGAGGAGGACTGGGCCGAGGCGACCGAGGCGCTGCGGACCGCCGCCGCGACCTCGGGTCTGGACCTGGTGCCCGACCCGGGCGGCGCGGCGTTCTACGGGCCGAAGATCTCCGTGCAGGCGCGGGACGCGATCGGCCGGACGTGGCAGATGTCCACCATCCAGGTCGACTTCAACCAGCCGGAGCGGTTCGGGTTGGAATATCAGGCCGCCGACGGCACCCGCCAGCGGCCCGTCATGATCCACCGGGCGTTGTTCGGGTCGATCGAGCGGTTCTTCGGGGTGCTCACCGAGCACTACGCGGGCGCGTTCCCGGCCTGGCTGGCACCGGTGCAGGTGGTGGGCATCCCGATCCGGGAGGACCACACCGACTACCTGCACGGTTTCGTCGCGGCGCTGCGCGCCGAGGGGATCCGGGCCCAGGTGGACGCGGGTGACGACCGGATGCAGAAGAAGATCCGTACGGCGCAGCAGCAGAAGATCCCGTTCATGGTGATCGCCGGTGACGACGACGTGGCCGCGGGCACGGTCTCCTTCCGCTACCGCGACGGCTCGCAGCGCAACGGGGTGCCGGTCGCCGAGGCGGTGACCCACGTGCTGGACGTGGTCAGCTCGCGTACCAACATCGGCCCCTCGGCCGCCGCGGAGTAG
- a CDS encoding adenosine deaminase, with product MTDLPTFIAGLPKVELHVHHVGSASPRIVAELAARHEGRTPVPADPEALATYFEFRDFAHFIEVYLSVVDLIRDPEDVWILTHEVARELARQQVRYAELTITPYSHVSRGIPAPAFCEAIEDARRRALADFGLELRWCFDIPGEAGLPSAEETLRIALEERPDGLVSFGLGGPEIGVPRPQFRPYFDQARAAGLRSVPHAGETTGPQTIWDALNELGAERIGHGISAAQDPELLTHLAERQIGMEICPTSNVRTRAVASLDEHPLPQLVEAGLLVTINSDDPPMFGTTLNDEYAVAARLLGAGREGLAGLARNAVTASFLDPAGKQRIGAEIDAYLATAG from the coding sequence GTGACCGACCTGCCCACCTTCATCGCCGGCCTGCCCAAGGTGGAGCTGCACGTGCACCACGTCGGCTCCGCCTCGCCCCGGATCGTCGCCGAGCTGGCAGCCCGCCACGAGGGACGCACCCCCGTGCCGGCCGACCCGGAGGCGCTCGCCACCTACTTCGAGTTCCGCGACTTCGCGCACTTCATCGAGGTCTACCTGAGCGTGGTGGACCTCATCCGCGACCCGGAGGACGTCTGGATCCTCACCCACGAGGTGGCCCGGGAGCTGGCACGCCAACAGGTCCGGTACGCGGAGCTGACCATCACCCCGTACTCGCACGTGAGCCGGGGCATCCCCGCGCCGGCGTTCTGCGAGGCGATCGAGGACGCCCGCCGGCGCGCCCTGGCCGACTTCGGCCTCGAACTGCGCTGGTGCTTCGACATTCCCGGCGAGGCGGGTCTGCCATCCGCCGAGGAGACGCTGCGCATCGCCCTGGAGGAACGCCCGGACGGGCTGGTCAGCTTCGGTCTGGGTGGCCCGGAGATCGGCGTGCCCCGACCGCAGTTCCGGCCCTACTTCGACCAGGCCCGCGCGGCCGGTCTGCGCTCGGTGCCGCACGCCGGGGAGACCACCGGGCCGCAGACGATCTGGGACGCGCTGAACGAGCTGGGCGCCGAGCGCATCGGGCACGGCATCTCCGCCGCACAGGACCCGGAGCTGCTCACACACCTGGCCGAGCGGCAGATCGGGATGGAGATCTGCCCGACGTCCAACGTACGGACCCGGGCGGTGGCCAGCCTCGACGAGCACCCGCTGCCCCAGCTGGTCGAGGCTGGGCTGCTGGTCACCATCAACTCCGACGACCCGCCGATGTTCGGCACGACCCTCAACGACGAGTACGCGGTGGCGGCCCGTCTGCTCGGGGCCGGTCGCGAGGGTCTGGCCGGGCTGGCCCGCAACGCGGTGACCGCGTCCTTCCTCGACCCCGCCGGCAAGCAGCGGATCGGCGCCGAGATCGACGCGTACCTCGCCACCGCCGGCTGA
- a CDS encoding HAMP domain-containing sensor histidine kinase has product MCSLVALAFLIPLGLSLREQSRDEAIADAARRSALVTGALAVSTDPTVVERAVVASAEGAQTRPVVHGLGLDESAGRASGSDLDRARADRRSLVVDVDGGVVRLDPVVLGDRTAVVEVFLPDSTLGEGAGGTWLLLFAVGAAMAGAAVLVVDRVAARAVDSTRGLVKAALSIGDGDLGVRVEPTGPRELAEAGYAFNRMADRLDAARTDERELVADLSHRLRTPLTVLRLDAEALESDDTSVGSFSPAELDRLRGIRRIRQAIVTLEGEIDVLIKTTRKSVAHEAGPAMCDVSEVVRDRMVFWAALAGDQNRPHRVNGAQLRIPAPVPRAELAAALDAVIGNVFRYTPQGTAFEVAVSRRDGYVAIRIDDAGPGITNPDRALRRGTSDQGSTGLGLDIAKRVALQANGSVSIDRARLGGASVVMLLADPEATPRQVSRFGLVGRMARDARDTKSSGRRWPRQRPTDE; this is encoded by the coding sequence ATGTGCAGTCTCGTCGCGCTCGCGTTCCTGATCCCCCTCGGCCTCAGCCTGCGTGAGCAGAGCCGGGACGAGGCGATCGCCGACGCCGCCCGGCGCAGCGCCCTGGTGACCGGCGCGCTGGCGGTCAGCACCGACCCGACGGTCGTCGAGCGTGCCGTGGTGGCCAGCGCCGAGGGTGCCCAGACCCGGCCGGTGGTGCACGGGTTGGGTCTGGACGAGTCCGCGGGCCGGGCCAGTGGCAGCGACCTGGACCGGGCCCGTGCCGACCGGCGGTCGCTGGTCGTGGACGTCGACGGCGGTGTGGTCCGGCTCGACCCGGTGGTCCTCGGTGACCGGACGGCCGTGGTCGAGGTGTTCCTCCCGGATTCGACGCTGGGCGAGGGTGCCGGCGGCACCTGGTTGCTGCTGTTCGCGGTCGGCGCGGCGATGGCCGGCGCGGCGGTGCTGGTGGTCGACCGGGTCGCCGCCCGCGCGGTGGACTCGACCCGAGGTCTGGTGAAGGCCGCACTGTCCATCGGCGACGGCGACCTGGGCGTACGGGTGGAGCCGACCGGTCCCCGCGAGCTGGCCGAGGCCGGGTACGCCTTCAACCGGATGGCGGACCGGCTCGACGCGGCCCGCACCGATGAGCGAGAGCTGGTGGCCGACCTGTCGCACCGTCTGCGTACCCCGTTGACGGTGCTGCGGTTGGACGCGGAGGCGTTGGAGTCCGACGACACCAGCGTGGGTTCGTTCAGCCCGGCGGAGCTGGACCGGCTCCGGGGCATCCGGCGGATCCGGCAGGCGATCGTCACCCTGGAGGGTGAGATCGACGTGCTGATCAAGACGACCCGCAAGTCGGTGGCGCACGAGGCCGGTCCGGCGATGTGCGACGTCAGCGAGGTGGTGCGGGACCGGATGGTGTTCTGGGCGGCCCTGGCCGGCGACCAGAACCGGCCGCACCGGGTGAACGGCGCGCAGTTGCGCATCCCGGCGCCGGTGCCGCGGGCCGAGCTGGCCGCAGCGCTGGACGCGGTCATCGGCAACGTCTTCCGTTACACGCCGCAGGGCACCGCGTTCGAGGTGGCCGTGTCCCGACGGGACGGCTACGTGGCGATCCGGATCGACGACGCCGGTCCCGGCATCACCAACCCGGACCGGGCGCTGCGCCGGGGCACCAGTGACCAGGGTTCGACCGGGCTGGGGCTGGACATCGCCAAGCGGGTGGCGTTGCAGGCCAACGGGTCGGTGAGCATCGACCGCGCCCGGCTGGGCGGGGCCAGCGTGGTGATGCTGCTCGCCGACCCGGAGGCGACGCCCCGGCAGGTGAGCCGCTTCGGTCTGGTCGGCCGGATGGCCCGCGACGCCCGGGACACGAAGTCCAGCGGACGTCGCTGGCCCCGCCAGCGCCCCACAGACGAGTGA